In Salinirussus salinus, the following proteins share a genomic window:
- a CDS encoding radical SAM protein: MTDPADIDATIVDGYVDEPAHFGVPPYISTYPRYVAGALVDAGLDREQVTYHTIDELRDHPRRWRDVEEADLLVYVGGMTVPGKYVGGTPAEPDEVRKLAWTADGVSVMGGPVRFGVGEQNEGATETERDDLDFDFLAMADVEAAVFDLVESGLGGFNDRYREVEEVTRWAQKGAYVIEDHPNHPDYLICELETSRGCPYRCSFCTEPLYGDPDFRPPESVVGEVDALSERGARHFRLGRQADILAYGGDGEAPNPDALRELYGGIREVAPDLETLHLDNMNPITVVKWPEKAREGIRVIAEHNTPGDTAAFGLESADPVVQEQNQLNVTAEECFEAVRVVNEVAGWRPGGDRENAPTFGDSATRRLPKLLPGINLVHGLQGERQETFEHNKQFLERVYDAGLLLRRVNIRQVMAFEGTEMADTGAEIARDHKKQFKRYKREVREEIDNPMLQRVAPPGTVLPDVHLEYHQDGTTFGRQLGTYPLLVGIPGERELGRTVDVAVTDHGYRSVSGIPYPLDVNAASMDELAAIPGVGRQTAGNIVVDRPYTSVSEVGVESIDAFATAGSPESAD, encoded by the coding sequence ATGACCGACCCAGCCGACATCGACGCCACCATCGTGGACGGCTACGTCGACGAGCCGGCCCACTTCGGTGTCCCTCCATACATCTCCACCTACCCGCGGTACGTCGCGGGGGCGCTCGTCGACGCCGGCCTCGACCGCGAGCAGGTCACCTACCACACCATCGACGAACTCCGCGACCACCCCCGCCGGTGGCGCGACGTCGAGGAGGCGGATCTTTTGGTCTACGTCGGCGGCATGACCGTCCCCGGGAAGTACGTCGGCGGGACGCCCGCCGAGCCCGACGAGGTCCGCAAGCTGGCCTGGACGGCCGACGGCGTCAGCGTGATGGGCGGGCCGGTCCGCTTCGGCGTCGGCGAGCAAAACGAGGGGGCGACCGAGACCGAACGCGACGACCTGGACTTCGACTTCCTCGCGATGGCCGACGTCGAGGCCGCCGTGTTCGACCTCGTCGAGAGCGGCCTGGGGGGGTTCAACGACCGGTATCGCGAGGTCGAGGAGGTCACCCGGTGGGCGCAAAAGGGCGCGTACGTCATCGAGGACCACCCCAACCATCCCGACTACCTGATCTGCGAACTCGAGACCTCGCGGGGGTGTCCCTACCGGTGTTCGTTCTGCACGGAGCCGCTGTACGGCGACCCGGACTTCCGGCCGCCGGAAAGCGTCGTCGGCGAGGTCGACGCCCTCAGCGAGCGAGGGGCGCGCCACTTCCGGCTCGGCCGGCAGGCAGACATCCTCGCCTACGGCGGCGACGGCGAGGCCCCCAATCCCGACGCGCTCCGCGAGCTGTACGGCGGGATCCGCGAGGTCGCGCCCGACCTGGAGACGCTGCATCTGGACAACATGAACCCCATCACGGTCGTGAAGTGGCCGGAGAAGGCCCGCGAGGGGATCCGGGTCATCGCCGAGCACAACACGCCCGGCGACACCGCAGCGTTCGGGCTGGAGTCGGCGGACCCCGTGGTGCAGGAGCAAAACCAGCTGAACGTCACCGCCGAGGAGTGCTTCGAGGCCGTCCGGGTCGTCAACGAGGTGGCCGGGTGGCGTCCGGGCGGGGACCGGGAAAACGCGCCGACCTTCGGCGACAGTGCGACCCGCCGGCTGCCGAAGCTGCTCCCGGGGATCAACCTCGTCCACGGGCTTCAGGGCGAGCGCCAAGAGACCTTCGAGCACAACAAGCAGTTCCTCGAGCGGGTCTACGACGCCGGCCTGCTGCTCCGGCGGGTGAACATCCGGCAGGTGATGGCCTTCGAGGGGACGGAGATGGCCGACACCGGCGCGGAGATCGCCCGCGACCACAAAAAGCAGTTCAAGCGGTACAAGCGGGAGGTTCGCGAGGAGATCGACAACCCGATGCTCCAGCGGGTCGCCCCGCCCGGAACGGTCCTCCCGGACGTCCACCTGGAGTACCACCAGGACGGGACGACCTTCGGCCGACAGCTGGGGACGTACCCCCTCCTCGTGGGGATCCCCGGCGAGCGCGAACTCGGGCGGACGGTCGACGTGGCGGTCACCGACCACGGCTACCGCTCGGTGTCGGGCATTCCCTACCCGCTGGACGTCAACGCGGCGTCGATGGACGAGCTCGCGGCGATCCCGGGCGTGGGCCGCCAGACCGCGGGCAACATCGTGGTCGACCGACCCTACACCTCGGTGAGCGAGGTCGGCGTCGAATCCATCGACGCCTTCGCGACCGCCGGGTCGCCGGAAAGCGCCGACTGA
- a CDS encoding flippase-like domain-containing protein: MSDVEVSVVLPAYNEEETIEGTVGVTLEALASFLPPESYEVIVAEDGCEDRTPEIADRLAREHEAVRHVHSDERLGRGGALEHAFRESRGETLVYFDTDLATDMAHLEELVESVRSGEYDLATGSRWLPDSEADRPAKRGVPSLGYNRLVRLVLRSEVRDHQCGFKAFDREALFDLLADVEDEHWFWDTEVLVRAQRAGYRVKEFPVAWDPQTDSKVNIVRDVLGMGSQVVRTWWQLSVSPRVTRRVSLAAGTLLVLLALALMTLYLDPSAVLARLGSADPALVAASALVYLLSWPLRGIRYRDILAAIGYRERWTFLTGAVFISQTGNLVFPARAGDGVRAYVVKARRGIPYPSGFASLAVERVFDLLTIAVLAGTVVGGLVVTGEAGTLATALVGGVGGDTAAAGRTALVVAAAVGVAAVLATLLIVASARSERNYARRLVTRVSSDAYADYVAGVLEQFAGDVQTVARDRGAFARVSATSLLVWSLDVAVAVVVMFAFDVALAPGVLVAVTFLAVSVGNLAKVLPLSPGGVGLYEGAFTLLVAALTPVGAVTALSVAVVDHAVKNVVTIAGGLVSMALLNVSLTTAVEESRDVEASPQD, translated from the coding sequence ATGAGCGACGTCGAGGTGAGCGTCGTCCTCCCGGCCTACAACGAGGAGGAGACCATCGAGGGGACCGTCGGAGTGACCCTCGAGGCGCTCGCCTCCTTCCTGCCTCCCGAAAGCTACGAGGTCATCGTCGCCGAGGACGGCTGCGAGGACCGCACCCCAGAGATCGCCGACCGACTCGCCCGCGAGCACGAGGCCGTGCGACACGTCCACAGCGACGAGCGGCTGGGCCGGGGCGGCGCGCTCGAACACGCCTTCCGGGAGAGCCGGGGGGAGACCCTGGTCTACTTCGACACCGACCTCGCGACGGACATGGCCCACCTCGAAGAGCTGGTCGAGAGCGTCCGCTCGGGGGAGTACGACCTCGCGACGGGGTCGCGGTGGCTGCCCGACAGCGAGGCCGACCGGCCGGCGAAACGGGGCGTCCCGAGCCTGGGGTACAACAGGCTCGTCAGGCTGGTCCTCCGCTCGGAGGTCCGGGACCACCAGTGCGGGTTCAAGGCCTTCGACCGCGAGGCGCTGTTCGACCTCCTGGCGGACGTCGAGGACGAGCACTGGTTCTGGGACACCGAAGTACTGGTCCGGGCCCAGCGGGCGGGCTACCGGGTGAAGGAGTTCCCCGTCGCGTGGGACCCCCAGACCGACTCGAAGGTGAACATCGTCCGGGACGTCCTCGGGATGGGAAGCCAGGTCGTCCGGACCTGGTGGCAGCTCAGCGTCAGCCCGCGGGTCACCCGCCGGGTGAGTCTTGCCGCCGGGACGCTGCTCGTCCTGTTGGCGCTCGCGCTGATGACGCTGTATCTCGACCCCTCCGCCGTTCTGGCACGGCTCGGCAGCGCCGACCCCGCGCTGGTCGCGGCCAGCGCGCTGGTCTACCTGCTCTCGTGGCCGCTCCGGGGGATCCGGTACCGGGACATCCTGGCGGCCATCGGCTACCGCGAGCGGTGGACGTTCCTGACCGGCGCGGTCTTCATCAGCCAGACCGGTAACCTCGTCTTCCCGGCCCGGGCGGGGGACGGCGTCCGCGCATACGTCGTCAAGGCGCGCCGCGGCATTCCCTACCCCTCCGGGTTCGCCTCGCTGGCGGTCGAGCGCGTGTTCGACCTGCTGACGATCGCCGTCCTCGCGGGGACAGTGGTCGGAGGGCTCGTCGTGACCGGTGAGGCGGGCACGCTGGCGACGGCACTGGTGGGGGGAGTGGGTGGTGACACCGCAGCAGCCGGCCGGACCGCCCTCGTCGTCGCCGCGGCCGTCGGGGTCGCCGCGGTGCTTGCCACCCTGCTGATCGTCGCCAGCGCCCGCTCGGAGCGCAACTACGCCCGGCGGCTGGTCACCCGCGTCAGCTCCGACGCCTACGCCGACTACGTGGCCGGCGTGCTCGAGCAGTTCGCCGGCGACGTCCAGACCGTCGCCCGGGACCGCGGCGCCTTCGCCCGCGTGAGCGCGACCAGCCTGCTGGTCTGGTCGCTGGACGTCGCAGTCGCGGTCGTCGTGATGTTCGCTTTCGACGTCGCGCTCGCGCCCGGCGTACTCGTGGCGGTCACCTTCCTCGCGGTCAGCGTCGGCAATCTCGCGAAGGTCCTGCCGCTCTCGCCGGGCGGCGTCGGTCTCTACGAGGGGGCTTTCACCCTGCTGGTGGCCGCGCTGACGCCGGTGGGGGCGGTCACGGCCCTGTCGGTGGCGGTGGTCGACCACGCTGTCAAGAACGTGGTCACCATCGCCGGCGGACTGGTCTCGATGGCGCTTCTGAACGTCTCGCTGACGACGGCCGTCGAGGAGAGCCGCGACGTCGAGGCCAGCCCGCAGGACTGA
- a CDS encoding transcription initiation factor IIB: protein MTQRTQTQETEEETADQDLACPECGGNVVADEERGETVCTECGLVVEEGEIDRGPEWRAFDSQEKDEKSRVGAPTTNMMHDKGLSTNIDWRDKDAYGNSLDAKQRQKMQRLRKWNERFRTRDSKERNLKQALGEIDRMASALGLPENVRETASVIYRRALDENLLPGRSIEGVSTASVYAAARQAGVPRSLDEITDVSRVEKSEIARTYRYVVRELGLEVKPADPESYVPRFASDLDLSEESERRARQLLQNAKEQGVHSGKSPVGLAAAAVYAASLLTNEKTTQAAVSDVADISEVTIRNRYHELLEAEQDLPAA, encoded by the coding sequence ATGACTCAACGGACACAGACCCAGGAGACCGAAGAGGAAACGGCGGACCAGGATCTGGCCTGCCCGGAGTGTGGCGGGAACGTCGTCGCCGACGAGGAGCGCGGCGAGACGGTGTGTACCGAGTGTGGCCTGGTCGTCGAGGAGGGCGAGATCGACCGCGGGCCCGAGTGGCGCGCCTTCGACTCCCAGGAGAAAGACGAGAAGTCCCGCGTCGGCGCCCCGACCACCAACATGATGCACGACAAAGGGCTGTCGACCAACATCGACTGGCGCGACAAGGACGCCTACGGCAACTCGCTGGACGCCAAACAGCGCCAGAAGATGCAGCGGCTCCGGAAGTGGAACGAGCGGTTCCGCACGCGGGACTCGAAAGAACGGAACCTCAAGCAGGCACTCGGCGAGATCGACCGGATGGCCTCCGCGCTCGGCCTCCCCGAGAACGTCCGCGAGACCGCCTCGGTCATCTACCGCCGCGCGCTCGACGAAAACCTCCTGCCCGGTCGCTCCATCGAGGGCGTCTCCACGGCGTCGGTCTACGCGGCCGCCCGCCAGGCCGGCGTCCCGCGCTCGCTCGACGAGATCACCGACGTCTCCCGCGTCGAGAAGTCGGAGATCGCCCGCACCTACCGCTACGTCGTTCGCGAACTCGGCCTCGAGGTCAAGCCCGCGGACCCGGAGAGCTACGTGCCCCGGTTCGCCTCGGATCTCGACCTCTCGGAGGAGTCCGAGCGCCGCGCCCGCCAGCTGCTCCAGAACGCCAAAGAACAGGGCGTCCACTCCGGCAAGTCACCGGTCGGGCTCGCGGCTGCCGCGGTGTATGCCGCCTCGCTTCTCACCAACGAGAAGACCACGCAGGCCGCCGTCAGCGACGTCGCGGACATCTCCGAGGTCACCATTCGCAACCGCTACCACGAGCTACTCGAGGCCGAGCAGGACCTGCCCGCAGCCTGA
- a CDS encoding type I 3-dehydroquinate dehydratase — protein sequence MDFGDFRLAASTADLADEPAAREHADVVEFRLDLAAEPMAQLRAYDGDLPLLVTNRAAWEGGEAADTTRRLDRLATAVEHPRVEAVDLELAALADAVDDAKAAHSATRVREAAREHGVAVLASVHDFEGTPDRKRMAELLARAGREGDVAKLAVTAASPDDVLDLLAVTRAASREGRQVATMAMGEAGRHSRAVAPLYGSRVGYAPVDPAEATAPGQYDLATLAGLVEQLGVERAED from the coding sequence ATGGACTTCGGGGACTTCCGGCTCGCCGCCTCGACCGCGGACCTCGCCGACGAGCCGGCAGCCCGCGAGCACGCCGACGTCGTCGAGTTCCGGCTGGACCTGGCGGCGGAGCCGATGGCACAGCTGCGCGCCTACGACGGCGACCTCCCGCTGCTGGTCACCAACCGCGCCGCGTGGGAGGGCGGCGAGGCCGCCGACACCACCCGGCGACTGGACCGGCTGGCGACCGCCGTCGAGCATCCCCGCGTCGAGGCGGTCGACCTCGAACTCGCGGCGCTGGCAGACGCGGTCGACGACGCGAAGGCCGCTCACTCCGCGACCCGCGTCCGCGAGGCAGCACGCGAGCACGGGGTGGCGGTCCTCGCCTCCGTCCACGACTTCGAGGGGACGCCCGACCGGAAGCGGATGGCGGAGTTGCTCGCGCGGGCCGGGCGGGAGGGTGACGTCGCAAAGCTCGCGGTGACCGCCGCGTCGCCGGACGACGTACTGGACCTGCTGGCGGTCACCCGGGCAGCGAGCCGCGAGGGGCGGCAGGTGGCGACGATGGCGATGGGCGAGGCGGGTCGGCACTCGCGGGCGGTCGCGCCGCTGTACGGCTCGCGGGTCGGCTACGCGCCCGTCGACCCCGCGGAGGCGACCGCGCCGGGGCAGTACGACCTCGCGACGCTGGCGGGGCTGGTCGAGCAACTGGGCGTCGAGCGGGCGGAAGATTAA
- a CDS encoding zinc ribbon domain-containing protein, whose product METDSADPADSPDSTGKRPWLAALLSVLYPGLGHVYLRLWGRALLWFLSIVTATALLVPPEVYPSTLSVSAAMEAARALPLTVSLTILLMTLLNVLDAYMMAKQGKTSGAEGPEGEATCPNCGKEVDEELDFCQWCTTELE is encoded by the coding sequence GTGGAAACAGACTCGGCGGACCCGGCCGACTCGCCGGACTCGACGGGCAAGCGGCCGTGGTTAGCCGCGCTGCTCTCGGTGCTCTATCCCGGCCTCGGTCACGTCTACCTCCGGCTGTGGGGGCGTGCCCTGCTGTGGTTTCTCTCGATCGTCACCGCGACCGCGCTGCTCGTCCCGCCGGAGGTCTACCCCTCGACGCTGTCGGTGAGCGCGGCGATGGAGGCCGCGCGGGCGCTGCCGCTGACGGTCAGCCTCACCATCCTGTTGATGACGCTTTTGAACGTCCTCGATGCGTACATGATGGCAAAACAGGGCAAAACGAGCGGCGCTGAGGGGCCGGAGGGGGAGGCGACCTGTCCGAACTGCGGCAAGGAGGTCGACGAGGAACTCGACTTCTGTCAGTGGTGTACGACCGAACTCGAGTAG
- a CDS encoding 3-dehydroquinate synthase II — MTRSVWLKADDEVGDWEARKRRITAGLEAGVDWVLVDRSDVERVRELGEVDVAAFGGGDVHVMEAEEEGPSPDATVVGKDGEGDGTVDLPSDFSGSADLSALRADGAQGGYVRIFDESYEAFAEAVAEEAEYTLVVGEDWQIIPLENLIARIGEETTLVAGVRTAEEAATAYETLEIGADAVLLDTDDPGEIRRTVEARDAVERETLDLEYAEVTEIEQTGSADRVCIDTANMMDHDEGMLVGSMSRGLFFVHAETAESPYVASRPFRVNAGAVHAYLRVPGGETTYLSEVGSGTEVQIVDTDGNTREAVVGRAKIEKRPMFRVQAETEDGDRIETLLQNAETIKVHTREGRTAVTDLEPGDELLVYYEDTARHFGEAVEESIIEK; from the coding sequence ATGACACGCTCGGTCTGGCTGAAGGCGGACGACGAGGTCGGCGACTGGGAGGCCCGCAAGCGACGGATCACCGCCGGGCTGGAGGCCGGCGTCGACTGGGTGCTGGTCGACCGGAGCGACGTCGAGCGGGTCCGGGAACTCGGCGAGGTCGACGTCGCAGCCTTCGGCGGCGGCGATGTCCACGTCATGGAGGCTGAAGAGGAGGGGCCGAGCCCGGATGCCACCGTCGTCGGCAAGGACGGCGAGGGCGACGGGACGGTCGACCTCCCCTCCGATTTCTCGGGCTCTGCGGACCTCTCGGCGCTGCGGGCCGACGGCGCACAGGGGGGGTACGTCCGGATCTTCGACGAGAGCTACGAGGCCTTCGCGGAGGCAGTCGCGGAGGAGGCCGAGTACACCCTCGTCGTCGGCGAGGACTGGCAGATCATCCCCCTGGAGAACCTGATCGCGCGGATCGGCGAGGAGACGACGCTCGTGGCCGGCGTCCGGACTGCCGAAGAGGCCGCGACCGCCTACGAGACCCTGGAGATCGGTGCCGACGCCGTCCTGCTCGATACGGACGACCCCGGCGAGATCCGCCGGACCGTCGAGGCCCGCGACGCCGTCGAGCGGGAGACGCTGGACCTGGAGTACGCCGAGGTGACCGAAATCGAGCAGACCGGCTCGGCCGACCGGGTCTGTATCGACACCGCGAACATGATGGACCACGACGAGGGGATGCTCGTCGGCTCGATGTCCCGCGGGCTCTTTTTCGTCCACGCCGAGACCGCCGAGTCCCCCTACGTCGCCTCCCGACCCTTCCGGGTCAACGCCGGCGCGGTCCACGCCTACCTCCGGGTACCGGGCGGCGAGACGACCTACCTCTCCGAGGTCGGTAGCGGCACCGAGGTCCAGATCGTCGACACGGACGGCAACACCCGCGAGGCCGTCGTCGGGCGCGCGAAGATCGAGAAGCGCCCGATGTTCCGGGTCCAGGCCGAGACCGAGGACGGCGACAGGATCGAGACGTTACTGCAGAACGCCGAGACGATCAAGGTCCACACGCGCGAGGGCCGCACCGCCGTCACCGACCTCGAACCCGGCGACGAACTGCTGGTCTACTACGAGGACACCGCCCGCCACTTCGGCGAGGCCGTCGAGGAGTCGATCATCGAGAAGTGA
- a CDS encoding ArsR/SmtB family transcription factor translates to MSQVFPLRSTVELGDREPRLVDMDDERADEVFEALASGTTRRVLSALHEEPRTASDLAEVTDTSVQNAQYHLGKLQDVELIEPVDTWYSERGTEMTVYAPADEALVLFAGEDRSRSLRSLFKRVVGSVGLVALASLLVGAVTGQVVEAPAPAPEPTDGPGAMTAERVQDAASGAAEAAGAVDPALLAGLACFVGGLVVLAAVAGVRYRRRRARETVAA, encoded by the coding sequence ATGAGTCAGGTCTTCCCGCTGCGGTCGACGGTCGAGCTCGGGGACCGCGAGCCCCGGCTGGTCGACATGGACGACGAGCGAGCCGACGAGGTGTTCGAGGCGCTGGCGTCGGGCACCACGCGGCGGGTGCTCTCGGCGCTGCACGAGGAACCGCGAACGGCGTCGGACCTGGCGGAAGTCACCGATACCTCGGTCCAGAACGCCCAGTACCACCTCGGGAAGCTCCAGGACGTCGAGCTGATAGAGCCCGTCGACACCTGGTACTCCGAGCGGGGGACCGAGATGACCGTGTACGCGCCCGCCGACGAGGCGCTTGTGCTCTTCGCCGGCGAGGACCGCTCGCGGTCGCTGCGGTCGCTGTTCAAGCGCGTCGTGGGCTCGGTCGGGCTGGTCGCGCTCGCCAGCCTGCTGGTCGGCGCGGTGACCGGACAGGTCGTCGAGGCGCCCGCGCCGGCTCCGGAACCCACGGACGGTCCGGGAGCCATGACGGCCGAGCGGGTCCAGGACGCCGCGTCCGGTGCTGCGGAGGCCGCCGGCGCCGTCGACCCGGCCCTGCTGGCTGGGCTGGCTTGCTTCGTCGGCGGCCTGGTCGTGCTCGCCGCCGTTGCCGGGGTCCGGTACCGGAGACGGCGGGCGCGGGAGACGGTCGCTGCGTGA
- a CDS encoding aldo/keto reductase: MNASDTFDIGGSTTVHRMGYGAMRITGEGIIGPPEDEAAAKEVLRHAVELGVDFVDTADSYGPGVSERLIGEALEPDDAVVATKAGLLRDTSTEWKPHGHPDYIRNQVLVSRDRLGVDQIDLYQFHRPDPDTDFEASVQAFAELKDEGLVKHVGLSNVSVEQLETARDHVEVATVQNHYNIGERSSEDVLEACEEYGVGFIPWFPIAAGEMDDLGETVDEVAESHGATRAQVALAWLLEHSDVMLPIPGTSSIEHLEENVAASGIDLTEAEYARLTEAGAE; encoded by the coding sequence ATGAACGCAAGCGACACGTTCGACATCGGCGGCAGCACGACGGTCCACCGGATGGGCTACGGCGCGATGCGGATCACCGGCGAGGGGATCATCGGCCCGCCCGAGGACGAGGCGGCCGCGAAAGAGGTTCTGCGACACGCGGTCGAACTGGGCGTCGACTTCGTCGACACCGCGGACTCCTACGGCCCCGGCGTCAGCGAGCGGCTCATCGGCGAAGCGCTGGAGCCCGACGATGCAGTCGTCGCGACCAAGGCCGGCCTGCTTCGCGATACGAGTACCGAGTGGAAGCCACACGGTCACCCGGACTACATCAGAAACCAGGTGCTCGTGAGCCGCGACCGGCTGGGCGTCGACCAGATCGACCTCTACCAGTTCCACCGCCCGGACCCGGACACCGACTTCGAGGCCTCGGTCCAGGCCTTCGCTGAACTGAAAGACGAGGGGCTGGTCAAGCACGTCGGGCTCTCGAACGTGAGCGTCGAGCAACTCGAGACCGCCCGCGACCACGTCGAGGTCGCCACGGTCCAGAACCACTACAACATCGGCGAGCGCAGCTCCGAGGACGTCCTCGAGGCCTGTGAAGAGTACGGGGTCGGCTTCATCCCGTGGTTCCCGATCGCCGCCGGCGAGATGGACGACCTCGGCGAGACCGTCGACGAGGTGGCCGAGTCCCACGGCGCGACCCGCGCACAGGTCGCCCTCGCGTGGCTGCTCGAACACTCCGACGTGATGCTGCCGATCCCCGGAACCTCGAGCATCGAGCACCTCGAGGAGAACGTCGCGGCGAGCGGGATCGACCTGACGGAGGCCGAATACGCGCGGCTGACCGAGGCAGGCGCGGAGTAG
- a CDS encoding 2-amino-3,7-dideoxy-D-threo-hept-6-ulosonate synthase produces MTAGKSARLARIRTGGRYLVVPMDHGITLGAVKGLKNIESTIDAVTRGGADAVLAQRGVAPRVHPNKNDAGYIVHLNASTSIGPDERDKRPSGTVEDAIRAGADAVSFHINVGSEYEPGQIEGLAELTSDAAEYGMPVLAMTYARGHDVRTDDPEAFAEDLGHAVRLGEELGADVIKTGYSGTPETFEHVVESTRLPVLIAGGSKGTDEETLSMVRGAMDAGAAGVSMGRSIFQHDEPEKITEAVAAVVHDDDAAADALERAGLAVEA; encoded by the coding sequence ATGACTGCAGGGAAATCCGCACGGCTCGCGCGCATCCGGACAGGCGGGCGCTACCTCGTCGTCCCGATGGACCACGGGATCACACTCGGGGCCGTCAAAGGCCTCAAGAACATCGAATCCACGATAGACGCGGTCACCCGCGGCGGCGCCGACGCCGTCCTCGCCCAGCGCGGGGTCGCACCGCGGGTCCACCCCAACAAGAACGACGCCGGCTACATCGTCCACCTCAACGCCTCCACCAGCATCGGCCCGGACGAGCGGGACAAACGCCCCTCCGGCACCGTCGAGGATGCCATCCGGGCGGGCGCCGACGCCGTCTCCTTTCACATCAACGTCGGCAGCGAGTACGAACCCGGCCAGATCGAGGGGCTCGCGGAGCTGACCAGCGACGCCGCCGAGTACGGGATGCCGGTGCTCGCGATGACCTACGCCAGGGGTCACGACGTCCGGACCGACGACCCGGAAGCCTTCGCCGAGGACCTGGGCCACGCCGTCCGACTGGGGGAGGAGCTCGGTGCGGACGTCATCAAGACGGGCTACAGCGGCACGCCCGAGACCTTCGAGCACGTCGTCGAGTCGACCCGGCTGCCGGTGCTGATCGCCGGCGGGTCGAAGGGGACCGACGAGGAGACGCTGTCGATGGTTCGGGGGGCGATGGACGCCGGCGCTGCCGGGGTCTCGATGGGCCGCTCCATCTTCCAGCACGACGAGCCCGAGAAGATAACCGAGGCCGTCGCCGCGGTCGTCCACGACGACGACGCCGCCGCGGACGCGCTGGAGCGCGCCGGCCTGGCCGTCGAAGCGTAG
- a CDS encoding HalOD1 output domain-containing protein codes for MAVDSESGDSQPDWRVLANHDWTDSTALETSLCRVFHALEGVSDEVYLYECVDVEAVREAFGPGSERGVSEVRFEYEGYEVRVDDAGTIAVR; via the coding sequence ATGGCGGTAGATTCGGAGTCCGGCGACTCCCAGCCCGACTGGCGCGTTCTCGCGAACCACGACTGGACCGACTCGACTGCGCTGGAGACGTCGCTCTGCCGTGTGTTCCACGCTCTCGAGGGCGTCTCCGACGAGGTCTACCTCTACGAGTGCGTCGACGTGGAGGCGGTCCGCGAAGCGTTCGGTCCAGGCTCCGAGCGCGGCGTCAGCGAGGTCCGGTTCGAGTACGAGGGGTACGAGGTCCGGGTCGACGACGCAGGCACGATCGCCGTCCGGTAA
- the trpA gene encoding tryptophan synthase subunit alpha, which yields MSLEEAFADGPAFIPYLAAGDPSYEASLEYVEALERGGADVIELGLPFSEPIAEGSTIQEAVVRALEAGMTPDRYFEFVEDLDVDVPLVCMTYYNLVYQYGASEAEKGPRPFVERAAEAGIEGFVVVDLPAEEAGPLREACDEFGLDLIFIVAPTTEGERLERMRERVSGYVYVQSRLGTTGARDEVSDYTERSLSRLADWDVPKAVGFGIKTGDHAERIVAAGADGIIVGSALVDIVAEGVDESTADVAARLEEKARELKRGAVRGAGVPRAE from the coding sequence GTGAGCCTGGAGGAGGCCTTCGCCGACGGGCCGGCCTTCATCCCGTACCTCGCGGCGGGCGACCCCAGCTACGAGGCCTCACTCGAGTACGTCGAGGCGCTTGAGCGCGGCGGCGCCGACGTCATCGAACTCGGCCTGCCCTTCTCCGAGCCCATCGCGGAGGGCTCGACGATCCAGGAGGCGGTCGTCCGGGCGCTGGAGGCCGGGATGACCCCCGACCGCTACTTCGAGTTCGTCGAGGACCTGGACGTGGACGTGCCGCTGGTCTGCATGACCTACTACAACCTGGTCTACCAGTACGGCGCGAGCGAGGCGGAGAAGGGCCCCCGCCCGTTCGTCGAGCGGGCCGCAGAGGCGGGGATCGAGGGGTTCGTCGTGGTGGACCTGCCTGCCGAGGAGGCGGGGCCGCTCCGGGAGGCCTGTGACGAGTTCGGGCTGGACCTGATTTTCATCGTCGCACCGACCACAGAAGGCGAGCGCCTCGAGCGCATGCGCGAGCGCGTCTCGGGCTATGTCTACGTCCAGTCCCGGCTGGGGACGACGGGCGCCCGCGACGAGGTCAGTGACTACACCGAACGCTCGCTTTCCCGGCTGGCGGACTGGGACGTCCCGAAAGCCGTGGGCTTTGGCATCAAGACCGGCGACCACGCCGAGCGGATCGTCGCCGCCGGCGCGGACGGGATCATCGTCGGGTCCGCCCTCGTCGACATCGTGGCGGAGGGTGTCGACGAGTCGACCGCCGACGTCGCGGCGCGCCTGGAGGAGAAAGCCCGAGAACTGAAACGCGGGGCGGTCCGCGGTGCCGGAGTGCCACGGGCGGAGTAA